From Pseudoalteromonas rubra, one genomic window encodes:
- a CDS encoding alpha/beta hydrolase produces MKKLTLAIALSVLASPSLFANPAGSPGTEFQTQQFLEVLAQDKGTPLHLRSPQAVRKILSDGQKGAQLAPADVSKKTIRVNGDTLELTIVKPVNSKGDIPAFMYFHGGGWVIGDYPTHERLIRDLVVRSGAAAIYVDYDLSPEVKYPTAINQGYAATKWVAENGHKIGVDGSKLAVAGNSAGGNMATVVSMKAKEAGTPNIQFQLLLWPVTDSNPHYPSYNEYAQGHFLSRDLMAWMWDHYLEKPEQRNEIYAAPLRASVEQLKGLPPALIQVAEKDILRDEAEAYARKLNKAGVPVTITRYNGMIHDFGLLNALSNVQAVQDSLDQAGTALNKHLF; encoded by the coding sequence ATGAAAAAGCTCACCTTAGCAATTGCCCTGTCGGTACTGGCTAGTCCTTCATTATTTGCAAATCCGGCAGGTTCACCGGGCACGGAATTTCAGACTCAGCAATTCCTGGAAGTGCTTGCGCAGGATAAAGGTACACCATTGCATTTACGCTCGCCGCAAGCGGTCAGGAAAATCCTGAGTGACGGTCAGAAAGGGGCGCAGCTGGCACCGGCAGACGTGAGTAAGAAAACCATACGGGTGAATGGCGACACTCTTGAGCTGACCATTGTGAAACCCGTGAATAGTAAAGGGGACATTCCAGCATTTATGTATTTTCATGGTGGCGGCTGGGTGATTGGTGACTATCCGACCCATGAGCGTCTGATCCGGGATCTGGTGGTTCGTTCGGGCGCTGCCGCTATCTATGTGGACTATGACCTCTCTCCGGAAGTGAAATACCCTACCGCAATAAATCAGGGCTATGCCGCGACTAAGTGGGTGGCTGAGAATGGTCACAAGATAGGTGTTGATGGCAGTAAGCTGGCCGTGGCCGGTAACAGTGCCGGTGGCAACATGGCGACAGTTGTCAGCATGAAAGCAAAAGAAGCGGGCACGCCAAACATTCAGTTCCAGTTACTACTATGGCCGGTAACGGATTCCAACCCACATTACCCGTCATACAATGAGTATGCGCAAGGGCATTTTCTGAGCCGTGATTTAATGGCATGGATGTGGGATCACTATCTTGAAAAGCCAGAGCAACGCAATGAAATTTATGCTGCACCTCTAAGAGCATCGGTTGAGCAGCTTAAAGGCTTGCCGCCAGCGCTTATCCAGGTTGCAGAAAAAGACATTCTGCGTGATGAAGCTGAAGCCTATGCACGTAAGCTTAATAAAGCAGGTGTGCCGGTAACGATTACGCGTTATAACGGTATGATCCATGACTTTGGCTTGCTGAATGCGCTCAGTAATGTGCAGGCGGTACAGGATTCACTGGACCAGGCTGGTACGGCACTTAACAAACATCTTTTCTAA
- a CDS encoding organic hydroperoxide resistance protein — MDVIYKAKVSSTGGRDGRSVSSDEKLNVALSTPKELGGLGGEGTNPEQLFAAGYSACFIGALKFVAMQQKVKLPESLSVTALVGIGHHPSGIGFAISADLQVNIPGFSHEDAASLIEKAHRVCPYSNAIRGNVDVTTEFGVAQ; from the coding sequence ATGGATGTAATTTATAAAGCAAAGGTATCGTCCACCGGTGGTCGGGATGGACGTTCTGTTTCCAGCGATGAAAAGTTAAATGTTGCATTAAGTACACCTAAAGAGTTGGGTGGCTTAGGCGGCGAGGGCACGAACCCTGAGCAGCTTTTTGCGGCCGGTTACTCTGCGTGTTTTATTGGTGCACTTAAATTTGTTGCGATGCAGCAAAAAGTAAAACTGCCCGAGAGTTTGTCTGTGACAGCGCTCGTGGGGATTGGCCACCATCCATCAGGGATTGGTTTTGCCATTAGTGCCGATCTACAAGTGAACATCCCTGGATTCAGTCATGAGGATGCAGCATCACTGATTGAAAAAGCGCATCGGGTCTGTCCTTATTCCAATGCGATCCGGGGCAATGTGGATGTCACCACTGAATTTGGAGTAGCACAATGA
- a CDS encoding winged helix-turn-helix domain-containing protein encodes MLKFGPWVLSPHQYLLSSGKIERELDPLTCKLLHYFLTHGKTLISREDLAKHVWETPYVDDNAIYRAISDLRKQLTHPDFSHKFIKTHHKKGYSFPIEVIKLPEKSVHEAPPSTPTTTPEAQKILPSVAKRTRTVPVFLSALLLLLVSILWLLISHGETGPSQPPEPAPNSMTHAPSITWEPGAEYNPLLSSDNRYLAYRNHLNGTDTSFIVRQSDKMKVPLFYQDKHIDVLSWQADSDTLLTAISDDEHCQIATFDISQFPHILAPTMLLPCGRPLNNAAYLSQDGKDLYYVKAIRGLQKNTIYRYSLETGQEQELLAKHEVNGGVLHFEMSPDETHLAYLLVDFKGPMRAGLLTLTTGKNQLIAQLKHAPYGFAIDWLHDSSAVLIADKNRISTIDIATQATTTARLPDNFYAYYLELAENNHILYTPYVVRHASLIKATNIFSAYDTVHTPIYQSDMHNYNVGSAHSGAVYFASTRTGTHEVWRAQDNELTQLSDLKDIDQYIGPIRESYDGKYILFKQSEKLKFIRLSDNQLFTIPELPEKICRYYWTPTGNHIIYSTEDTEHSKIWQFDLITRSIHLLSEVGGRSLLVNELGAAYYLDENNLVSVATGDAQALNLPSYNHNFSVLTSQYLYFHDAIKSLYRLDLKTNELLKETLLFAPGEMATMSINNGLIYTRYQLSDTSIKYSSHPFTLHADAL; translated from the coding sequence ATGCTCAAGTTCGGTCCCTGGGTACTGTCTCCACACCAGTATTTGCTATCATCGGGAAAAATAGAACGAGAACTCGATCCACTTACTTGCAAATTACTGCATTATTTCCTGACCCATGGCAAGACCCTCATATCCCGAGAAGATTTGGCAAAACATGTATGGGAAACCCCGTATGTTGATGACAACGCCATTTACCGCGCTATTTCAGACTTAAGAAAGCAGCTTACTCACCCCGATTTCAGTCATAAGTTCATCAAAACACACCATAAGAAAGGCTATAGCTTTCCTATTGAAGTCATCAAGCTGCCTGAAAAAAGTGTACATGAGGCCCCACCCTCAACCCCTACAACGACGCCAGAAGCGCAAAAGATCTTACCAAGTGTGGCAAAGCGTACTCGCACTGTGCCCGTATTCCTGAGCGCCCTTTTACTGCTGTTAGTAAGTATCTTATGGCTGCTCATCAGCCACGGAGAAACAGGACCCTCACAACCGCCAGAACCTGCGCCTAACAGCATGACACACGCCCCCTCAATTACCTGGGAACCGGGCGCCGAGTACAACCCACTGCTCTCGTCTGACAATCGCTATCTGGCTTATCGCAATCATCTCAATGGCACAGACACCAGTTTTATCGTGCGCCAGTCAGATAAAATGAAGGTCCCACTCTTTTATCAGGACAAGCACATTGACGTTTTATCCTGGCAAGCAGACAGCGATACTCTGTTAACAGCCATCAGTGACGACGAACATTGCCAGATCGCGACGTTTGATATCAGCCAGTTTCCGCACATTCTTGCCCCAACGATGCTACTGCCGTGTGGCAGGCCGCTGAACAATGCCGCTTACCTTAGTCAGGACGGCAAAGACCTGTACTATGTTAAGGCCATCCGGGGTCTGCAAAAAAACACCATTTACCGCTATTCACTGGAAACAGGGCAGGAACAAGAACTGCTGGCGAAGCACGAGGTCAATGGCGGCGTACTACATTTTGAAATGTCACCAGATGAGACACATCTGGCCTACCTGCTGGTCGATTTTAAGGGCCCCATGCGGGCCGGCTTGCTTACCCTAACAACGGGGAAAAACCAGCTCATCGCCCAGTTAAAGCATGCCCCCTACGGGTTTGCTATCGACTGGCTGCATGATAGCTCTGCGGTGCTGATTGCCGATAAAAACCGTATCAGCACCATAGATATCGCCACCCAGGCAACCACAACTGCCAGATTGCCCGATAATTTTTATGCTTACTACCTGGAGTTAGCTGAAAACAACCACATCCTCTACACACCCTATGTGGTGCGTCATGCCAGCCTGATCAAAGCAACGAATATATTCAGTGCTTACGACACAGTGCATACCCCTATTTATCAGTCAGATATGCACAACTACAATGTGGGCTCGGCACACTCAGGCGCGGTGTATTTTGCCTCGACCCGTACCGGCACCCATGAAGTCTGGCGCGCACAAGACAATGAGCTGACACAACTCTCTGACCTGAAAGACATAGATCAGTACATCGGGCCAATCCGGGAATCCTATGATGGCAAATACATACTGTTTAAGCAGTCTGAAAAGCTTAAGTTTATTCGGCTGTCGGACAACCAGCTGTTTACCATTCCTGAGCTTCCTGAAAAGATCTGTCGCTACTACTGGACGCCAACCGGAAACCACATTATCTACTCCACAGAAGACACTGAACACTCAAAAATCTGGCAGTTTGATTTGATCACCAGGAGCATACATTTGCTGTCGGAAGTTGGGGGCAGAAGCTTGCTGGTCAATGAGCTGGGTGCTGCATACTACCTTGATGAGAACAACTTAGTCAGTGTTGCAACTGGCGACGCTCAGGCTTTGAATTTACCGTCCTATAATCATAACTTCAGCGTGCTGACCAGTCAGTACCTGTATTTTCATGATGCGATTAAAAGTCTCTACCGCTTAGATTTAAAGACCAACGAACTATTGAAAGAAACACTGCTTTTCGCCCCCGGAGAAATGGCCACAATGAGCATCAACAATGGCCTGATCTACACTCGCTATCAGCTTTCGGACACCTCAATAAAATACTCCTCACATCCCTTCACTTTGCATGCTGACGCGCTGTAG
- a CDS encoding NAD(P)H-binding protein, with protein sequence MSISNSVFVTGGTGNIGSAIVQELIAHSYQVKVLCKTAQSAHKATQLGATVVMGSLCEPQSWLSTLADCRAIIHTACTFDAQMGETDAALMRAIADQATTRNTPLIVIYTAGCWTYGSHDAVITETTPKHSVADFQWMLDNQVWLRDKENIDLRVVSPANVVREEEHYLPPILSWELQRCGHPVLPQGEAQTWSLVERQNLAELYRLVLERGRSGEEYIGSAEHRAPLASLLQQLSEQPIECGQAALWAEQYGSWTGGYALQQVFSSDKAIRELGWQPRPFLNLD encoded by the coding sequence ATGAGTATCAGTAATTCCGTATTTGTGACGGGCGGCACGGGTAATATCGGCAGTGCGATAGTGCAGGAGTTGATAGCGCACAGCTATCAGGTAAAGGTGTTATGCAAAACGGCGCAAAGTGCCCACAAAGCCACGCAACTGGGGGCAACCGTTGTGATGGGCTCACTGTGCGAACCGCAGTCCTGGCTCAGTACACTGGCAGATTGTCGGGCCATTATTCATACCGCGTGTACCTTTGATGCTCAAATGGGCGAAACCGATGCGGCACTTATGCGGGCGATTGCAGACCAAGCGACAACACGCAACACCCCGTTGATTGTGATCTATACCGCAGGGTGCTGGACCTATGGCAGTCATGATGCGGTGATCACCGAAACTACGCCAAAGCACTCAGTGGCTGATTTTCAGTGGATGCTGGATAACCAGGTTTGGTTGCGGGACAAAGAAAACATCGACTTACGCGTTGTCAGCCCTGCCAATGTGGTACGTGAGGAAGAGCACTATTTACCGCCGATCCTAAGTTGGGAATTACAACGCTGTGGCCATCCTGTGCTACCTCAGGGCGAAGCGCAAACCTGGTCGCTGGTTGAGCGTCAGAATCTGGCAGAGTTATACCGGCTGGTACTCGAACGAGGTAGGTCGGGAGAAGAATACATTGGCTCTGCGGAGCATCGTGCTCCGCTGGCAAGCTTATTACAGCAGCTGTCTGAGCAGCCAATAGAATGTGGGCAAGCGGCGCTGTGGGCAGAGCAATATGGCAGCTGGACAGGAGGCTATGCACTGCAACAGGTGTTCTCAAGTGATAAGGCCATTAGGGAGTTGGGCTGGCAACCCAGACCTTTTTTAAATCTAGACTAA
- a CDS encoding winged helix-turn-helix transcriptional regulator, whose product MGMRIDDAMQRFGALKKRIPKITQKMLTQQLRELEADGLVSRKVYAEVPPRVEYTSTGLSDELSPILDMLCEWGQRQQHVADKKGDT is encoded by the coding sequence ATGGGCATGAGAATAGACGATGCCATGCAGCGGTTTGGGGCGCTGAAAAAGCGCATTCCAAAGATCACGCAAAAGATGCTGACTCAACAGTTAAGAGAGCTTGAAGCCGACGGGCTGGTCTCTCGCAAGGTGTATGCCGAAGTGCCACCCAGAGTGGAATACACCAGTACTGGATTGTCGGATGAGCTCAGCCCAATTCTGGATATGCTGTGTGAATGGGGGCAGCGACAACAGCATGTGGCCGATAAAAAAGGCGACACCTAA
- a CDS encoding S8 family serine peptidase has protein sequence MNKTFRLTSLAIALSALSSTAVNAQETKQYILKQSDLAIFAPQTTRFARAAIAQDFAAEPAAEVLSDDEQGTVVTMELTAEQVAQLKASGQYAYIEEDYEYVPFSSTTSAEVSPYGLAEVQAPLLQDTNADLFKVCVIDSGYDLGHPDLPQNATGFTDLPGGLTWDQDGSGHGTHVAGTIVALKNGQGVIGVLPNDKIGVHNVRVFDNDGKQGLTSRIARAVDNCVENGAKVINMSLGGGSPSQYFQDRLQAAYDKGVLIIAAAGNSGDSTVSYPASYETVMSVANIDENRVKSATSQYNAYVEIAAPGTNILSTVPRGTGVAAGVTANGVFVKASGMTNSAEGNVSAELVDCGQGLSACAATRSVCLIERGGASFKDKAANCEAGGGVAAIIYNNAAGSFSGTLGDGAHGVTIPVIALSQEDGTALKSSVGATVQVQLEAILDYDEKSGTSMASPHVAGVAALVWSQHPSCTNVDIRNALNATAIDLGSAGRDNEYGHGLVQAKAASDYIAANGCSGTLENQLPVASFTASCTDLGCSFDASASRDPDGQVMAYDWNINGFATTGVTVTHAFANAGSYQVSLTVTDDAGATHTVTQSVSVTDGNNNTGCTGLETWSASKIYRSGNEVAYNGRKYHSNWWHRGKNPAQNSNVGNAWKVWTDLGVCN, from the coding sequence ATGAACAAGACATTTAGACTTACCTCGTTAGCCATTGCCTTATCCGCACTGTCATCAACCGCCGTCAACGCACAGGAAACCAAACAGTACATTCTTAAGCAAAGTGATTTAGCCATTTTTGCGCCGCAAACCACTCGCTTTGCCCGCGCCGCCATTGCCCAGGATTTCGCTGCTGAACCAGCCGCAGAAGTACTATCAGATGATGAGCAAGGCACTGTCGTCACCATGGAGCTGACTGCTGAGCAGGTCGCACAACTTAAAGCGTCTGGCCAGTACGCCTATATCGAAGAAGATTATGAATATGTGCCTTTCTCATCGACCACCAGCGCGGAAGTCTCACCGTATGGCCTGGCCGAAGTACAGGCACCTTTGCTACAAGACACCAACGCCGACTTATTTAAAGTCTGTGTGATTGACTCTGGTTACGATCTGGGCCACCCGGATCTGCCACAAAATGCCACTGGTTTTACCGACTTGCCTGGCGGCCTGACTTGGGATCAGGATGGCTCAGGTCATGGTACACACGTTGCCGGTACCATAGTCGCGCTGAAAAATGGCCAGGGCGTCATCGGTGTGTTGCCGAATGATAAAATTGGCGTGCACAACGTGCGTGTTTTCGATAACGATGGTAAGCAAGGTTTAACCTCTCGGATTGCCCGAGCAGTTGATAACTGTGTCGAAAATGGCGCTAAAGTCATCAATATGAGTTTAGGTGGTGGCAGCCCCAGTCAGTACTTCCAGGATCGTTTACAAGCCGCGTATGACAAAGGCGTGCTTATCATTGCCGCAGCAGGGAACAGCGGGGATAGCACAGTCAGTTACCCTGCCAGTTATGAAACCGTGATGTCAGTGGCGAATATTGACGAAAACCGCGTGAAAAGCGCCACGTCACAGTACAACGCTTATGTAGAAATTGCAGCACCAGGTACTAACATCCTGTCTACCGTGCCACGTGGCACCGGTGTTGCCGCAGGCGTGACAGCCAACGGAGTATTTGTTAAAGCCAGCGGCATGACCAACTCGGCAGAAGGTAACGTCAGTGCCGAACTCGTCGACTGTGGCCAGGGCCTGAGTGCCTGTGCAGCGACACGCAGTGTCTGTTTAATTGAGCGTGGTGGCGCTTCATTCAAAGACAAAGCAGCCAACTGTGAAGCCGGCGGCGGTGTAGCAGCTATCATCTACAACAATGCTGCGGGTTCATTCAGCGGGACGCTGGGAGACGGCGCACATGGCGTGACCATTCCGGTCATTGCCTTGTCTCAAGAAGACGGCACGGCACTGAAATCCTCTGTGGGTGCCACAGTACAAGTTCAGCTCGAAGCCATTCTGGATTACGATGAAAAATCAGGTACCTCCATGGCGAGCCCGCACGTGGCTGGTGTTGCAGCCCTGGTCTGGAGCCAACATCCAAGCTGTACTAACGTAGATATCCGTAATGCACTAAATGCCACGGCAATCGATTTAGGCTCGGCGGGTCGCGACAACGAATACGGTCACGGTTTAGTACAAGCCAAAGCCGCGTCTGACTATATTGCTGCCAACGGGTGTAGCGGCACACTAGAAAACCAACTGCCAGTTGCCAGCTTCACAGCAAGCTGTACCGACCTGGGTTGTAGCTTTGATGCCAGTGCCAGCCGCGACCCGGATGGTCAAGTCATGGCTTATGACTGGAATATCAACGGATTTGCCACCACCGGTGTCACTGTCACACACGCATTTGCCAATGCCGGCAGCTATCAGGTATCACTGACAGTAACGGATGATGCAGGTGCGACGCACACTGTCACTCAGTCAGTCTCTGTCACAGATGGCAACAACAATACCGGCTGTACTGGCCTGGAAACCTGGTCTGCCAGCAAAATTTACCGTTCAGGTAATGAAGTAGCCTACAATGGTCGCAAATACCACAGCAACTGGTGGCACCGTGGCAAAAACCCGGCGCAAAACTCCAACGTGGGTAATGCCTGGAAAGTCTGGACTGATTTAGGCGTCTGTAACTAA
- a CDS encoding AraC family transcriptional regulator — protein MHSIDPLSLFISHLSPRCEVFSHIQLRAPWGIAEQKQDVCCFSYVKAGECVVELDSGQSVSLRAGQLLLLPYGTAHKLMSASGAHCVSSQVLFKPHSSETAHNRVLGGAGASCEMMCGCFVFAPIQYWGGDGLSNALPELIVLEAPEQSKLATLLSWIYEENATPAAGQYLAQKGLLELLLLEVLRRLDSAEIFPGWLQALHDRALAPVILAIQAQANKDWCIDELARLAAMSKSAFSARFKQVTGLSPLSFVRQWRCQVAATLLVSGNQPLKSIAAAVGFQSADVLIRNFRQFHHMTPLQFRKTHQISQSN, from the coding sequence ATGCACAGCATAGATCCGCTCAGTCTGTTTATTTCACACCTGAGCCCCCGGTGTGAGGTGTTTTCCCATATTCAACTCAGGGCGCCATGGGGCATTGCAGAGCAAAAGCAGGATGTGTGTTGCTTCAGTTATGTCAAAGCCGGGGAGTGTGTGGTGGAACTGGACTCTGGTCAATCGGTGTCGCTGCGCGCCGGGCAGCTGTTGCTCCTGCCCTATGGCACTGCGCATAAGCTCATGAGCGCCTCCGGTGCGCACTGTGTCAGTAGTCAGGTGTTGTTTAAACCGCACTCATCAGAGACGGCGCACAACCGGGTGTTGGGCGGTGCGGGAGCGTCCTGTGAGATGATGTGTGGTTGTTTTGTGTTTGCGCCCATTCAGTACTGGGGCGGCGACGGGCTGAGTAATGCACTGCCCGAGCTGATTGTGCTGGAGGCCCCCGAACAGAGCAAACTGGCCACCCTGTTAAGCTGGATTTATGAGGAAAACGCCACGCCTGCGGCGGGGCAGTACCTGGCGCAAAAAGGGTTGCTGGAGTTACTGCTGCTGGAAGTGCTGAGGCGTTTAGATAGCGCAGAGATTTTTCCGGGCTGGTTACAGGCGCTGCACGATCGGGCACTGGCTCCGGTGATACTGGCCATTCAGGCACAGGCCAACAAAGACTGGTGTATTGATGAGCTGGCCCGGCTTGCCGCGATGTCTAAATCTGCTTTTTCTGCACGCTTTAAACAAGTGACCGGACTGTCTCCGCTTAGTTTTGTGCGCCAGTGGCGCTGTCAGGTGGCGGCCACTTTGCTGGTCTCGGGCAACCAGCCCCTAAAATCCATTGCTGCCGCAGTGGGATTTCAGTCGGCAGACGTGTTGATCCGCAATTTCCGCCAGTTTCATCATATGACGCCACTGCAATTTCGCAAAACCCATCAGATCAGCCAATCAAATTGA
- a CDS encoding DMT family transporter, with the protein MKHTGLSTAFYALLGTGALLGTTTNLAKVAASMNIAALPFLMWSLMGAAIFLLSLQLFKGQSIPVNREVIKYSVFSSLLTVAGSNLILFSAIAHVGVSFVALAISLPPLLTYVFALFLGMEKACLLRSVGVILSLAGTMVLVAAKWQAPQASHTWLLLTLLGPVLLAAGNIYRTAYWPKGISPESLVPSMLVAATLILAAVGGLVPSLQVSLPISGSTLALLAVQSLVFSGQFVLLFVLQKAGGPVFLSLTGPVAALLGIPVAVVLLNERLVPAILPSAVLIATGVGFMVLQQLKIQRLENRERASEQLAD; encoded by the coding sequence ATGAAACATACGGGGTTATCAACGGCCTTCTATGCGCTGTTGGGCACGGGGGCATTGTTAGGCACAACCACAAATCTGGCAAAAGTGGCTGCATCTATGAACATTGCAGCATTGCCTTTTTTAATGTGGTCATTAATGGGGGCGGCTATTTTTCTTTTGAGTCTGCAGCTTTTTAAAGGGCAGAGCATACCCGTCAACCGGGAGGTTATAAAGTACAGTGTTTTTTCTTCCCTTTTGACGGTTGCCGGATCGAACCTGATCCTCTTTAGTGCTATCGCCCATGTTGGCGTCAGTTTTGTCGCGCTAGCCATCTCATTACCGCCGCTCCTTACTTATGTTTTTGCGTTATTTCTTGGTATGGAAAAAGCGTGTCTGCTACGTTCAGTCGGTGTAATACTCTCCCTTGCGGGCACCATGGTGCTGGTTGCGGCGAAATGGCAGGCGCCACAAGCGAGCCATACCTGGTTATTGCTTACGTTACTTGGGCCCGTGCTGCTGGCTGCTGGCAATATATATCGTACCGCATACTGGCCCAAAGGTATAAGTCCCGAAAGTTTAGTGCCAAGTATGTTGGTTGCGGCAACACTGATTTTAGCGGCAGTCGGGGGGCTGGTACCGAGTTTACAGGTGTCGCTCCCCATCTCCGGGTCCACTTTGGCTTTACTTGCTGTGCAATCCTTAGTGTTCTCAGGGCAATTCGTATTGTTATTCGTGTTACAAAAAGCAGGTGGCCCTGTATTTTTGAGCCTCACGGGCCCTGTTGCGGCATTGCTTGGGATCCCGGTAGCGGTTGTACTGCTCAATGAGCGGCTGGTACCGGCTATTTTGCCAAGTGCGGTATTGATCGCAACCGGCGTGGGGTTTATGGTGCTTCAGCAGCTGAAAATACAACGGCTTGAAAACCGAGAGCGTGCTTCAGAACAACTTGCCGATTAA